Sequence from the Macaca fascicularis isolate 582-1 chromosome 16, T2T-MFA8v1.1 genome:
ACTAGgattggctgggcctggtggctcatgcctgtaatcccagcactttgggaggccgaggtgggcagatcacaaggtcaggagttcaagaccagcctggccaagacagtgaaagcctatctctactaaaaatacaaaaattagtcaggtgtggtggtgcgtacctgtaatcccagctactcaggaggctgaggcagagaattgcttgaacctgggaggcggaggttgcattgagccaagatcacgccactgcactccagcctgggtgacagagcgagactccatctcaaaaaaaaaaaaaagtgctgcgattacagggtgagccacagtgcccagcctgtgaATTTCTAATAAAAGAGTCAAATGgggttgggcatagtggctgggcaacatggtgacactcgtctctacaaaaaatacaaatattagctgagtaTAGTGTAGCAGTGCAcctctgtagtcccaactactcgggaggctgaggtaggagaattgcttgagcatagGAAGTCAAAGAAAGCTGTGGTGAGcgatgattatgccactgcactccagcctgggcaagccTAGGCTAGACTttagggtgagaccctgtctcaaataaataaatacactccCATTTTCTGGTGAAAATTTCCATCTTCTcatccatgttgcccaggttcttctgcttgctttaccatatttataatagtttttgTAAAATAGAAACTCCTGGTCTGCTAATTTCAATACTTGTGTCACATACGGACCTGCTTCtattggttatttttctttttcttttttttttttttttgacacggagtcttgctctgtcgcccgggctggagtgcagcggctggatctcagctcactgcaagctccgcctcctgggtttacgccattctcctgcctcagcctcccgagtagctgggactacaggtgcccgccacctcgcccggctagttttttgtattttttagtagagacggggtttcaccatgttagccaggatggtcttgatctcctgacctcatgatccgcccatctcggcctcccaaagtgctgggattacaggcttgagccaccgcacccggctggctATTTTTCCCTATCAATTATGGATGACATGAGATGTGATATAAATAATAATCAGATTATTATTTCCTTGCTGAAGCATTTTGTACATAGCAACtgtcaaagtcaaaataaaatatacaaatcttTAATGTTCAATTTTAGGAAGAATTTCAATTCTGTATGttcaagaacaaaagaaaattggaATTCTATTGGAAAGAGAAATGTTTTCTATTGCTTTGAAAGGAAGCCCATTGGCCCTGGTAGTTCTGGGGAACTGGCAAACTCTGGCGAGTGGCCTCGGTGGTAAAACCAGCattggaggccaggcgcagtggctcatgcctgtaatcctagcactttgggaggctgaggcgggcagatcacctgagctcaggagtttgagaccagcctggccaacaagatgaaactccatctctactaaaaatacaaaaattagctgggtgtggtggcgggtgcctgtaatcccagctgctcgggaggctgaggcaggagaatcgcttgaacctgggaggtggaggttgcagtgagctgagatcacaccactgcgactccagcctgggtgaaagagcgagaatccatctaagaaaacaacaacaacacaaaaaaaacataaaacaaaaaaccggGGTTAGAGTCAGGGCAGGTCATTTCAGCAGCTACTCGGTGAACTGGCTGAGGTGACAGCAGGTCATTTCGGCAGCTGGCTTGTGGGAAATTTAATTCTTGGAGCAGGCATTCTGGGTCCTGAGTGCTTTTCCCCAGCCGCAGCCCCTAGACCCCAGCTTAGTAATCAGCTCTCACAGAACCGTCAGGTCGGAGGCAACCTTCCATCTCCTATCGGGCGCACAGGCAGGATGAGCTGCTCCCCTGTCGGGTCAGAAGCCGCAGCTGCCGTTGGTTTCCGTTCGGCTGTTTTCAGCCCACAGAGAACGAACTGTCCTACTGCTGGACCCTCGCTCTGCGCAGCGGACCTCGGAGACCAGAGGGACTTTTCCCGCcctctccagcccagcctggcctcccCAGCACGTGGCAAACGGCCCACGGAGGGGACTGGTGGGCATCTGGGGCTCCCCCGGATCCAGCTCATTGCAGGAGCCTCTCTGCCACTCGCACTTGGCCACCTCCTCTCCCCCCGCAGAACCGCTTCAGCTGTAGGGGCCGGTCCACGGCCTGAGGCAGCAGATGAGCCCGGGCGGAGTGGAGTGGGCGAGGCCAGCTCCTCGCTGGGCGTCCCTTAGACCCCCTGTGTTCACAGCCCTCCAGCGTCTCCTCTAATTTTATCGATGTTCTGTGTCTTTCTTTCAGTGGTCCAGCATGAGTGACGGCCGCATCCTACCTCCTGGCAGCGAGTGAAACCGAGTGGGGGCCAGCACCCAGCTCAGGGGCTCAAGGGTGAGGCCGTGGGGTCCTTCCTCCTACCCTGCGGGGCCCTGCAGCCCCCAGTGTCACTTCCGTGGATTTGGCCGCCACGAGTCCCTGccggggcctggagaggctgcgTGGGCTTCTAAGAGCATCTGTGGGAGACCCGCAATGGGGGCGGGGGTCGTCGAGGCCCCCAGAGAGCCCGTCCCCCTCTGCGTGGGTGACTCCATCCCTCCCCTACCTCCTTTCTATGACCCTCTCCGGGTGTAGGGGTGTTCCCGCCCCCCAACCTGCGCGCGGGCGGGTGCAGGGCTTGGCGGACACGGAGAATTCCAGGCTCCGTGCCCTGAAAACACGGGCGTGAGGGGCGCAGGGGCGAAGGCTGGAGGCGGAGAACCCAAGAGGGGCTGCGGGACCGGCCTCGGGGCAGCGGGGCTGGAGGCAGCTTCGCTCCGCGGACGTGAGACCCGCCTGGGACCCTTCGCCGACCCGGCTGCGGCCCGGCGCCCCCCGCGTCTTCCCGGCCCCGCGCTGGCAGCGCCGCCCCCCGGGCCCCCGCGCCGTCCTCCCCGCGCCCCCCGCGTCTTCCCGGCCCCGCGCGGGCAGCGCCGCCCCCCAGGCCCCCGCGCCGTCCTCCCTGCGCCTGCTGCCCGCTGGGGCTATTTTAATACCGGGCGCTGGCGCGGGGCCGCGGCGCATTCCCAGCTGGCGGCGGGCAGGTGGCGGCGGCGCAGGGACCCGGCGCGGGGCTCCGGGCGCGGCTTTGGTGGCGGGACTGGCGGGCGCCCCTGCCGTGCGCTCTGGGAGCCGAGGCCACCGCGGAGCCCCTCGCGCCCCCTCTGCTCCGGGACAGGGGAGCGCGCGTCTGAAAGCTCCCCGCGGCCGCCCCGACCCGCGACCCCAGGCTCGGCGGGCAGGTCTGGCGGCTCCGTGACCAGAGGCAGGTGGGTCCTCCGTGGGTGCCTGGGAGCGCGGGGACTGCGGGGCCTGTGCCCTTCGGGGCCCTCCGCGGGGCTGGGCCGGGGCTTCGCGGTGGGACCCCACCCTGGGCGCTGGGAGCGGGGTCCAGCGAGGCGGCTTCTCCCGAGCCAGGGAACTTTgggcccctccccttccctcctggcGACCCTGGAGCACGGCCCGGCGTCCACTGTCCCCCTACCCGTGACTCGGGCTCGTGCACAACTGGGGAGCCCGGTGCCCCCCGGGCTTCTGGGCCATCCCCTGGGTGAGGGCTCTGGAAACGCCCCGGGTGGGGGCAGCAACGGGTTGAGGGTCCTCTGGACAGATGGAGCTGGGCGGGGAGCTACCCAGCCTAGTGGGAAAGCGAGGCAGGGCACATTTCCAGGCCCTGGAAGGCCCCCAGCGCTCCCACCTGTTGATGCCGCCCCATCCCAGCCAAGACTGCTCCCTGTGCGGCCATGAGTGTTCGGCCTAAATTCAGCGTGGCTCGTGGAATCAGGCAGCCTCCTGTGTTTCTTCTGCCCCACAGCTCTGCGAGCTTCGTCCAGGCTGCTGACCTCAGCGGTGACTCCTTCACTGGCTTCATGTCACAGTTTGCTCGCCCCCTCCACTGGGGACATTCCAGCTGTTTCTGGCTTCTTAGGAGTCAAGCTGCCGTGAACTTTCGCACACTTGACATTTTCTGGACATTGGCAGTCCTTTATCTAAGGTACAAACCTAAAAGTGGAATTGCCGGGTGAGAAGGTCTAGGCGGTCAACTCTGCAAGTCTTGCCaatggttttccaaagtggcagCGCAGTCCAGGTTCCCAGCAACAGCAAACGGTGGGGCCAGCTCCTCTGCAGCCCCCATGCCTGTTGACAACGATGTCTGCCTTTTCACACCTTCGTCGTTGTCATCACGCAGGGCTTCTGTGGCCATGACTGGCATTTCCCTGCTTGTTGGCCGCGTGGGTGTCCTTTTCAGGGAGTCCCCAGTCACGGTTTTGGTCTCTTTTTTTCAAATGGGTTGTCTTTTCCTTACTAATTTGCAGttcttctctatatttttcttaccagctttttgtctattttctttctttctttctttctttctttctttctttctttctttctttctttctttctttctttcttttttctgagacgaagtctcgctttgttgcccagtctggagtgcagtggcgcaatctcaatcttggctcactgtaaccttcacctctcgagttcaaacaattctcctgcctcagcctcccgagtagctgggattacaggcatgtgccaccatgccaactaatttttatattttcagtagagacggagttttgagatgttggccaagctggctttgaactcctgacctcaggtgatccacttgctttggcctcccaaagtgctggaattacaggcgtgagccactgcaacctgCCTGATATATGTTTTCTGATGATCTCCTAGCCTGTGACTTATGATTTCGCTTTCTTGgtaaagttcttaattttaatgaaaccCATTTGCTCAATCTTTTATTGCAAGTATTTTTCgttcatttttaagaaatcttttcccATCCAAGGTCATGCCAGTATTCCCGTTTTCTTCCAGAACCTTGACTGATTGATTTAACCTTTCACACTTAGGCCTGCAATCCATCTCGAATTCATTTCCCTGTATGAGAAATGGAGATTGCAGAGCCCTCCCTCTCCTTACTTTACATGTTTTTCTATTTGGACTTTTAAAGTCAGTAGCTACTAGTTTTGCAATctgaagaaaactttttaaaaatgtacaagtgaaataaaaaacGAGAAAGGACTCTGGGGTAAGTGGGCCCCACCCGTgcacagataagaaaatgaggcCTGGGGGGTGCACTGGGCAGGCAGGCAGAGCCCAGGACTCCCAGCTCTGTCCACTGCCAACCTCTGCCCCAGGGGCTGCCCTCCTGTGTTCCAGCTTTCAGAAAAGCCCAGTCCATCCCAGAGGCCACGGGACCTACAGTGAGGCGGGGGCAGGGGTCCTGCTGGGgcatgtgggggtgggggagggaggttGGGGTGGCTCATCTGGTGGCACTCGAGTCCTCCTGCAGAGCTGGTGACTTCCAGAGAGTCCCCAGGAGCCGGAGGGCAGTGGGGGGCCCACGTGACTCTGTGGGAACGGCCGTCACAATGGCCTCCTGGGAGCAGAATGGGTTGCCTGACTTTCATCTTTAACAGGCTTCTTTCCCCACAGGCTGAGCTGGTTGCCCACAGGTGCCCGCGCCCCATCTCAGGGAGTGACCACCCAGCCCTGAGCCGATCCTGAGGGGTCAGAGATGGCGCTGACCCCCGAGTCCCCGAGCAGCTTCCCTGGACTGGCGGCCACCGGCAGCTCTGTGCCGGAGCCACCTGGCAGCCCCAACGCAACCCTCAACAGCTCCTGGGCCAGCCCGACAGAGCCCAGCTCCCTGGAGGACCTGGTGGCCACCGGTGCCATTGGGACTCTGCTGTCAGCCATGGGCGTGGTGGGCGTGGTGGGCAACGCCTACACGCTGGTGGTCACCTGCCGCTCCCTGCGCGCCGTGGCCTCCATGTACATCTACGTGGTCAACCTGGCGCTGGCTGACCTGCTGTACCTGCTCAGCATCCCCTTCATCGTGGCCACCTACATCACCAAGGAGTGGCACTTCGGGGATGTGGGCTGCCGCGTGCtcttcagcctggacttcctgACCATGCACGCCAGCATCTTCACGCTGACCGTCATGAGCAGCGAGCGCTACGCCGCGGTGCTGCGGCCGCTGGACACCGTGCAGCGCCCCAAGGGCTACCGCAAGCTGCTGGCGCTGGGCACCTGGCTGCTGGCGCTGCTGCTGACGCTGCCCGTGATGCTGGCCATGCGGTTGGTGCGCCGGGGCCCCAAGAGCCTGTGCCTGCCCGCCTGGGGCCCGCGCGCCCACCGCGCCTACCTGACGCTGCTCTTCGCCACCAGCATCGCGGGGCCCGGGCTGCTCATCGGGCTACTCTACGCGCGTCTGGCCCGCGCCTACCGCCGCTCGCAGCGCGCCTCCTTCAAGCGGGCCCGGCGGCCCGGGGCGCGCGCGCTGCGCCTGGTGCTGGGCATCGTGCTGCTCTTCTGGGCCTGCTTCCTGCCCTTCTGGCTGTGGCAGCTGCTCGCCCAGTACCGCGAGGCCCCGCTGGCGCCGCGGACGGCGCGCATCGTCAACTACCTGACCACCTGCCTCACCTACGGCAACAGCTGCGCCAACCCCTTCCTCTACACGCTGCTCACCAGGAACTACCGCGACCACCTACGCGGCCGCGTGCGCAGCCCGGGCAGCGGCGGAGTCCGGGGGCCCGTTCCCTCCCTGCAGCCCCGCGCCCGCTTCCAGCGCGGCTCCGGCCGCTCCCTGTCTTCCTGCAGCCCGCAGCCCACTGAGAGCCTCGTGCTGGCGGCGGCGGCCCCGGCCGGACCTGCGCTCGAGAGTCCCGGGGACCCGGCGTGAGCACGCGGAGGGGCGGCTGGAGTCCAGGCGGGTCGGGCCCCAAAGCCTCAGCCACTACCGGGAGCCCCTCTGCAGAGCCCCCCACTCCGAAATCAcaggccctgcccctcctcctcagTCCCCTTCCGGAAAGATCCTGCTCGCTTCCCCTCAGTGCCCTCCCCGTGATGCCCAGAAGCACCACCCGCCTCCCTGAGGGTCTCCAGGAGGCTCCACTCCAGTCCCGGCTTCTGGGGACCGAGGGCAGCAGGCACCAGTGCCCGGCCCGTGTGGAGACCGTGGCGCGGCTGCCGCCCCCGGGACCCTCCTCCTCTCAGCCAGCGTCCCCGCGGCTCCCGTCCCAGCCTGTGTGACTCCATCCCTTATGGCTTTGCCACTGGAACAATCAACCCTGAGCTGGCTTCCGTGTCCTGCCTCAGCGTGGGGGATGCCACATCTGAGGGGTGGGAGGAACAGCCGGCAGGACCCCCAGCATGACACCGGCAGCTCAAGGAGGAGCCTGTGGGTCTGGCTGGGGTGAGGGGTGCACCTGCCTTTGAGGTCTGTGCAGGCAGCTGGTCTGGCACTTGATATGGGGCAGGGAAGGTGGCCAGGAGGGGAGGCTCTGGCAGCGTGGGCTGAGGGGTGGAGCAGGGGGAAGGCACTGCCCAGCAGAGGCCTGAGGCTTCAGGTGCAGAACGCAAGAGGCCAGGGTCACTGGCCGCACCTACAGGCCCCCTGGCCTCTCATCCACATCTGGCTCCGGTCTGATCAGGAACGGAATCCAGGTCCCGCCTCACAGTACCCTTGGCAGTCTCTGCCCCACTCACCCCTCGCTGCCTCCTGGACAGACTTCCTGCCCCTGCTCTCAGCTTGGCCAACCATCCTCTCTCTGGCGactgcccctctccagcccccagtCCAGGCCCCGGACCCTGCAcagcctcccccagcctggcctcccctccccaccccatgccCAGACTACCAGCCCCTTGGGGCTCCATCTGAACACTGGGGCAGGGGTCATGCCCACTCGGTCCCTCCAGCGCCCGCCCCTCAGTGGAGTGAGCACAGCTCTGCTGGCAGGACTGTCGCAGGCGTCGGGAATGAGCATGCAGCCCTGTCCCCAGGGCCTCCCAGAAGAGGGGCAATGCTTGTAGGTCTCCCCTGGAGTGACGAAAGTGCTCTGGAACTAGACGCCGGTGGCTGGGCGACACTGTGAACGAGCCAGTGCCACAGAACCGTGCCCCTGAATGTGCGAGTTCTGTCGTGTtttaccttaaaaacaaaaagatcccACTCCCCAACCTTGTCCCTCTGTTAAAACTGAAATAGAGACGGACGGACGTCCCACTCCTGAATACATGTAAAATGTGTACAAAAATATCTTCTATGAAAGTGGTTCATAATCTGTAGATTGTAATCTGGGATTTGTAATCTGTAGATTGTAATCTGGGATTTGTCTTAGATATAAAATCCCATCTTTGGGTTGTGTGTTTTTTGCTTTCTCCAAATAAATCTGatctttaaaattcaaaagaaaaaaaagaaaaaagaaaaataaagtaataaattacaggcgtagtggctcacgcctgtaattccagcactttgggaggctgagacaggtgtatcacgaggtcaggagtacaagaccagcccatccaagatggtgaaaccccatctctactaaaaatacaacaaaactagctgggcgcagtggcaggtgcctgtaatcccagctactcaggaggctgaagcaggagaatcgcttgaacctgggcagcagaggttgcagtgagctgagattgcgccattgcactgcagcctgggcgacagagtgagaccctgtctaaaagaaaagaagaaaatgtgctgCTAAAATCACCCGGGGAGCAGGCAACTCCTCGGAGGTGGGACAGGGCTGATGACGCCCCTTCCGGAGGCTCCGAGGAGCCACCCCAGCCTCGCATCCTCACAGCATCTCTGATGCAGAAGGAGAGCTTTGGGGATTGGAGgtgctttctctttctcaacCCAAGCCTGATTCCTAAAGCTGCTGTCTTTGTAgagaagcaaaattaaaattaaacatctgACAGCCAGAGCTGGTCCCTGGCGGTTCCAGCTGGCACTGTCCTCACCTGACACGCAGACTCTCGGCAGCAGCCAAGACAGCAGGGCATAGGACGTGGGGAGACTCCACGCTTAACTTCTTGCTACTGCCTTCCGGTCTGCCCGCACCAACACGGCTTCTGCGCTGAGCACCTGCCTGCGGCGTGGGGCCCAGGGTGGTGACCGGCAGCGGCTGTATCATGGCAGCTGctcactgctcctggcccccCACTTTTCCAGGAGACACCCCACTTCTGTGGAAGGCCCCCCACGTCTTCAGAGCCAAGAAGCTCCAGAGGAAGGAATTTCTGGAGCAACATGGTCCCATCCATGACCCCCTGGATTCCATGTTAGAACACAGCTGAAGACTCGGGTCCCAGGAGGGGCCCTGCAGCCCCACACCCCAGAGGAGACCACCCCAGTGCCACCCTCCACCCAACTCAGCCGGCCACCTGCTGTCCCCAAGGGGCAGAAAGTGGGTCCTCTCCTCCCACTTGTGTTTGGAGAGGGTGGGTGGTCCCCATGATGTGAGACACAGTTGCTGGAGGTGACCACACAAGCATCTACAACCACGTGTGTCCTCCACGGATGTCACCACGGGGCCGATGTGGACAGAGTTCCCCTGAAAGGCAGAGCTTCAGGGCAGGGCTGGGTAATGTGAAGAAAAGGGTGGCACAGGCACGCGTGTGCATGTGAGCGTGGGCTGAGGGAAACACCtggataaaagagaaaacaaaactaggGGTGAATGACTCAGGgccaggagagaaaagaaataaaacctaagTAACGGggggatggccgggcgcggtggctcacgcctgtaatcccagcactttgggaggccaagacgggcggatcacgaggtcaggagatcgagaccatcctggctaacccggtgaaaccccgtctctactaaaaatacaaaaaattagctgggtgtggtggcgggtgcctgcagtcccagctactggggaggctgaggcaggagaatggcgtgaacccgggaggcagagcttgcagcaagccgagatggtgccacagcactccagcctgggcaacagagcgagactctgtctcaaaaaaacaaaaacaaaacaaaaaaaacatctAAGTAATGAATTCTGAGAAACCAGAGCAGCGAGGCTCTCAGGACACCAGGAAAAGCCACCATAAAACAAGGAGCAGGCAGAGGCGGGGAAGGGAGACCTGAAGACCTGGGCGCTGAAACAAAGCACTGGCTGGAAGGCTGGCAGGTGGAACCGCAGTTCCTCCCGGAGGGGCGCCTGGTTCCGGGAGGGAGTCCCCCGGCCCTGAGCCCTACTCTGGTTTTCAGTGCCTCTTGTTGAAGAACCGCGAAGATGCAGAGGTGGGCACACACAGCGCAGTGGACCCCAGATCACAAGGTGAGCGTTCTCTTCGGTGCCTGCTCCCCCTGTCTGGGTGTGGACGGGGCAGCAGTGGGCGCCCCTGTGCAGCCCCCAGCCCCGGCCCCATCCTCATCAACACGTCATCCAGTCACCATGCGCCATGCTTGTGCATCACCCGACCCGCTGGCGACCCCACAGCGCACCTGCCTTCCGCCCTGGGGGCCTCCATAGCAATGACGTCAGTGACAAGTAGCTCTGTAAGCAGCAGCACCGGCCCCCTGCCTCCCAGGACACACATGGTCCCACACACCACCGCAGACTCACACCCAGTCACACTCACACCACCAAAGGCTCACACCCAGTCACACACCACCGCAgactcacacccactcacactcacaccaCCGCAGACTCACACCGACTCACACTCACACCACCGCAGACTCACACCCACACCACTGCAgactcacacccactcacacacaccaccGCAGACTCACACCCAGTCACACTCACACCACCACAGACACCCAGTCACACTCACACCACCGCAgactcacacccactcacactcacaccaCCGCAggctcacacccactcacactcacaccaCCGCAGACTCACACCCACACCACTGCAGACTCACACCGACTCACACCACCGCAAGCTCCCACTCAGTCACACCCACACACCACTGCAGGCTCACACCCACTCTCACTCACACCACCGCAGACTCACACCCACACCACCATAGGCTCACACCCAgtcacacacaccaccacactctcaCACCCAGTCACACACCACCGCAgactcacacccacacaccaccGCAAGCTCCCACTCAGTCACACTCACACCACTGCAGGCTCACACCTACACACCACCGGAgactcacacccactcacacacaaCTGCAGACTCACACCCAGTCACACATCACTGCAggctcacacccactcacacagcACCACAGACACACCCAGTCACACACCACTGCAgactcacacactcacaccagCACAGGCTCACACCcagtcacacaccaccacagattcacacccactcacactcacaccaCCGCAGACTCACAGTCACACTCACACCACTGCAGACTCACACCACTGCAGACTCACACCACCACAGACTCACACCACCACAGACACACCCACTCACACCATCGCAggctcacacccacacacaccaccactcacacccactcacactcacaccaCCACAggctcacacccactcacactcacaccaCCGCAGACTCCCACCCGCACCTTCAcccacagccctgccctgccAAGCCTCCATTGTTTCAGGGTCCCCAGAGCCCGTCAGGCCTGGCAGCTGCTTTGCGCTCTCGCTCTGCGTTCTCTCTTTGGCACATTTCCTAGGCTCTGCCAGGAACCCTCTGGCAGGGGGTGCAGCCCAGGTGGAGTTCTGTCCCGGGGAAAGGGTACTGAGGACAGCACCCTCAAATCCAGATggaattttatatgtaaattttatatataaagtcaCAACGAGTGAAGAGGAAGTAGCAGTGAATATATTCTAAACTGAGAAgcaggggccgggtgtggtggctcatgcctgtaatcccagcactttgggaggctgaggcgggcagatcccctgaggtcaggagttcgagaccagcctggccaacatggtgaaaccctctctctaccaaaatacaaaagttagccgggcgtggtggtgggcgcctgtaatctcagctactcaggaggctgagggaagagaatcgcttgaaccggggaggcagaggttgcagtgagctgagatcacaccactgcactgcagcctggccgacagagagagactccgtcttgaaaaaaaaaagagaagcaaaaggtTATTGAATGATTATTGAAAGTATGACCTGGCACCTAGAACCgtcagagacacagagagaaatgtAACTTCGGGAGTCAGAATTCCGATGCAGAAAGGACGACTCAACACCAAAGCAGAAACCGCACTGGATGGAACGCCCTGGCTCTGCCGTAACTCTCTCTCCAGCCATTTCACTTCCAGgattttatctgaaatttaaaaatcagacatgGATCAAGATGTGTGCACAAAGGTGCTCGCTTCAGCATCACTTTGAAAACCACAGGCACCGTGGAATTTTCCACAGCTGGTAAATAGATGATGACGTGAGCAGTGGAGGATTTTGTGTATCTTCAGAGAATAGCAAAGCTCTGTTTCGGAGTGTCCTTAACGGGACAGATCCAAGGCATGACGGCCAATGACGGAAGCTGGAAAGTGAAACCGAGTGATTTAATCCACGTTTCATTTGAAACAAACAAGAatgtgtgtgtggatatgtggTGAAAGTGTGGCGTTCCAAGTGTGGCGTGTGAGACTGTGACCCTGTGTCGTGTGTGCACATGGCTGTGTAGACGTGTGGCTGTGTGTGACTGTGACCCTGTGTTGTATGCACACATGGCTGTGTAGGCATGTGTGggcgcatgtgtgtgcatgtatgcatcaAAGCTTGACAGGGACACTTTAAAATAGCAACAGTgggccggtcacggtggctcacgcctgtaatctcagcacgttgagaggccaaggcgggtggatcacgaggtcaggagttcaagaccagcctagacaacatggtgaaaccccatctctactaaaaatacaaaaattggccaggtgtggtggcacatgcctgtaatcccagctactcgggaggctgaggcaggagaatcaattgaacccaggaggcagaggttgcagtgagctgagatcacatcactgcactccagcctgcgagacagagcgagactccatctcaaaaaaaaaaaaaaaagaaaagaaagaaaaaagcaacagcGTTAGCCCTTGGTAGGAAATTTtaggtagtttttttgttttttgtttttttactttttatacttttgagTCGTTTCCAGATTTCTCCCAAAAGGTATACACAGCTTTAAAATCAGGATGGTtaccaaattttttaaagatggggtcttgctctgctgtccaggctggagtgcagtggtgtgatcttggctcactgcagcctccacctcctgggttcaggtgatcctcccacctcagcctcctaagtagctgggattacaggcacgtgccaccatacccagctaatttttgtattttt
This genomic interval carries:
- the UTS2R gene encoding urotensin-2 receptor, coding for MALTPESPSSFPGLAATGSSVPEPPGSPNATLNSSWASPTEPSSLEDLVATGAIGTLLSAMGVVGVVGNAYTLVVTCRSLRAVASMYIYVVNLALADLLYLLSIPFIVATYITKEWHFGDVGCRVLFSLDFLTMHASIFTLTVMSSERYAAVLRPLDTVQRPKGYRKLLALGTWLLALLLTLPVMLAMRLVRRGPKSLCLPAWGPRAHRAYLTLLFATSIAGPGLLIGLLYARLARAYRRSQRASFKRARRPGARALRLVLGIVLLFWACFLPFWLWQLLAQYREAPLAPRTARIVNYLTTCLTYGNSCANPFLYTLLTRNYRDHLRGRVRSPGSGGVRGPVPSLQPRARFQRGSGRSLSSCSPQPTESLVLAAAAPAGPALESPGDPA